One segment of Enterobacter ludwigii DNA contains the following:
- the ispF gene encoding 2-C-methyl-D-erythritol 2,4-cyclodiphosphate synthase, which yields MRIGHGFDVHAFGGEGPIIIGGVRIPYEKGLLAHSDGDVALHALTDALLGAAALGDIGKLFPDTDPAFKGADSRALLREAWRRIQAKGYTLGNVDVTIIAQAPKMLPHIPQMRVFIAEDLGCHMDDVNVKATTTEKLGFTGRGEGIACEAVALLVKASQ from the coding sequence ATGCGAATTGGACACGGTTTTGATGTACACGCCTTTGGCGGAGAAGGCCCAATTATCATTGGCGGCGTACGCATTCCTTATGAAAAAGGGTTGCTTGCGCATTCTGATGGCGACGTAGCATTACATGCCCTGACCGATGCATTGCTGGGTGCTGCGGCACTGGGCGATATCGGTAAACTGTTCCCGGACACTGACCCGGCCTTCAAAGGTGCGGACAGCCGTGCGCTGCTGCGTGAAGCCTGGCGTCGTATTCAGGCGAAAGGCTACACCCTCGGCAACGTGGATGTGACGATCATCGCTCAGGCCCCCAAAATGCTGCCGCATATCCCGCAAATGCGCGTGTTCATTGCAGAAGATCTCGGTTGCCACATGGATGATGTTAACGTCAAAGCGACGACGACAGAGAAACTGGGCTTTACCGGTCGTGGTGAAGGGATTGCCTGTGAAGCCGTGGCGCTGCTGGTGAAGGCAAGCCAATGA
- the rpoS gene encoding RNA polymerase sigma factor RpoS, with protein sequence MSQNTLKVHDLNEDAEFDENGAEAFDEKALVEEEPSDNDLAEEELLSQGATQRVLDATQLYLGEIGYSPLLTAEEEVYFARRALRGDVASRRRMIESNLRLVVKIARRYGNRGLALLDLIEEGNLGLIRAVEKFDPERGFRFSTYATWWIRQTIERAIMNQTRTIRLPIHIVKELNVYLRTARELSHKLDHEPSAEEIAEQLDKPVDDVSRMLRLNERITSVDTPLGGDSEKALLDILADEKDNGPEDTTQDDDMKQSIVKWLFELNAKQREVLARRFGLLGYEAATLEDVGREIGLTRERVRQIQVEGLRRLREILQGQGLNIEALFRE encoded by the coding sequence ATGAGTCAGAATACGCTGAAAGTTCATGATTTAAATGAAGATGCGGAATTTGATGAGAACGGAGCAGAGGCTTTTGATGAAAAAGCCTTAGTAGAAGAGGAACCCAGTGATAACGATTTGGCTGAAGAAGAGCTGTTATCGCAGGGCGCCACACAGCGTGTACTGGACGCGACTCAGCTTTACCTTGGGGAGATTGGTTACTCCCCACTGTTAACGGCCGAAGAAGAAGTCTATTTCGCACGTCGTGCTTTGCGTGGTGATGTTGCCTCGCGCCGTCGCATGATTGAAAGTAACTTGCGTCTGGTCGTGAAAATTGCCCGTCGTTACGGCAATCGAGGTCTGGCTCTGCTGGATCTGATTGAAGAGGGCAACTTAGGTCTCATCCGCGCAGTTGAGAAGTTTGACCCGGAACGCGGGTTCCGTTTCTCAACCTACGCGACCTGGTGGATTCGTCAGACCATCGAACGGGCGATTATGAACCAAACCCGTACGATTCGCCTGCCGATTCACATCGTCAAAGAGTTGAACGTCTATCTGCGTACTGCGCGCGAGTTGTCCCATAAACTGGACCACGAGCCAAGCGCGGAAGAGATCGCCGAACAACTTGATAAACCGGTTGATGACGTAAGCCGTATGCTGCGTCTCAACGAGCGCATTACCTCCGTTGACACCCCGTTGGGTGGCGACTCCGAAAAAGCGCTGCTGGACATCCTGGCCGATGAAAAAGACAACGGTCCGGAAGACACCACGCAGGACGATGACATGAAACAGAGCATCGTCAAATGGCTGTTCGAACTGAACGCCAAACAGCGTGAAGTGCTGGCACGTCGTTTCGGTTTACTGGGGTATGAAGCTGCAACACTGGAAGACGTCGGCCGCGAAATTGGCCTGACCCGTGAACGTGTTCGTCAGATTCAGGTTGAAGGTCTGCGTCGCCTGCGTGAAATCCTGCAGGGGCAAGGTCTGAATATCGAAGCGCTGTTCCGCGAATAA
- a CDS encoding DUF4440 domain-containing protein, giving the protein MTHFEQDIIDVHVMLENWLGKGEGDVDALLAHFQPDFMMLTPGGVHFDYNALVGFLDIQRGSRPGLEIVLDEITTLQTWANGAVLHYRETQTRPDQPVNVRWSTAVLNQKDGKITWRLLHETAQP; this is encoded by the coding sequence ATGACCCATTTCGAACAGGACATTATCGACGTTCACGTTATGCTGGAGAACTGGTTGGGTAAGGGCGAAGGGGATGTTGACGCCCTGCTTGCCCACTTTCAGCCGGATTTTATGATGCTCACCCCAGGTGGCGTCCATTTCGACTATAACGCGCTTGTCGGTTTCCTGGACATTCAGCGCGGCAGCCGTCCTGGTCTGGAGATTGTTCTTGATGAGATAACGACGCTACAGACGTGGGCCAACGGCGCAGTGCTTCACTACCGGGAAACGCAAACTCGCCCGGATCAGCCCGTCAATGTGCGCTGGTCAACCGCCGTGCTCAATCAGAAGGATGGCAAGATAACGTGGCGTTTGCTGCACGAAACGGCACAACCGTAA
- the ftsB gene encoding cell division protein FtsB, with protein sequence MGKLTLLLLALLIWLQYSLWFGKNGLHDYSRVSDDVAAQQATNAKLKARNDQLFAEIDDLNGGQEAIEERARNELSMTKPGETFYRLVPDASKRNQGSAQNNR encoded by the coding sequence ATGGGTAAACTAACGCTGCTGTTGCTGGCTTTGCTGATCTGGCTGCAATATTCGCTGTGGTTCGGTAAAAACGGACTGCACGACTATAGCCGGGTAAGCGATGACGTCGCGGCTCAGCAGGCAACAAACGCCAAACTTAAGGCGCGAAACGATCAACTCTTTGCTGAAATTGATGACCTCAATGGCGGGCAAGAGGCGATTGAGGAACGCGCACGCAATGAACTCAGTATGACTAAGCCGGGCGAAACTTTTTATCGTCTGGTTCCGGATGCGTCTAAACGCAATCAGGGCTCAGCACAAAACAATCGATAA
- the cysC gene encoding adenylyl-sulfate kinase has translation MAAHDENVVWHPHPVTVAQREKLHGHRGVVLWFTGLSGSGKSTVAGALEEALHQQGVSTYLLDGDNVRHGLCSDLGFSDDDRKENIRRVGEVASLMADAGLVVLTAFISPHRAERQMVRERVGQDRFIEVFVDTPLEICEARDPKGLYKKARAGELRNFTGIDSVYEAPESPEIHLEGQQLVTNLVSQLLDLLRRDDIIRS, from the coding sequence ATGGCCGCCCATGATGAGAACGTCGTCTGGCATCCTCATCCGGTCACCGTCGCGCAGCGCGAGAAACTTCACGGTCATCGTGGCGTGGTACTGTGGTTTACCGGGCTATCCGGCTCTGGTAAATCCACGGTAGCGGGCGCGCTGGAAGAGGCGCTACACCAGCAGGGGGTCAGTACCTACCTGCTGGATGGCGACAATGTGCGCCACGGCCTGTGCAGCGATTTGGGCTTCAGCGACGACGATCGTAAAGAGAATATTCGCAGGGTGGGGGAAGTAGCCAGCCTGATGGCGGATGCCGGGTTAGTGGTACTGACCGCGTTTATCTCACCGCATCGTGCCGAACGCCAGATGGTGCGCGAGCGCGTCGGGCAGGATCGCTTTATCGAAGTGTTTGTCGATACGCCGCTGGAAATTTGCGAAGCACGCGATCCCAAAGGGCTGTATAAGAAAGCGCGTGCGGGAGAGCTGCGAAACTTCACCGGTATTGACTCGGTGTACGAAGCGCCTGAATCGCCTGAAATTCACCTGGAAGGTCAACAATTGGTAACAAATTTAGTAAGCCAATTATTAGACCTGCTCAGACGGGACGATATTATCAGATCCTGA
- a CDS encoding DUF3561 family protein — protein sequence MRNSENYIITTGSEPLATDDETTWSFPGAIVGFVSWLLALGIPFLIYGGNTLFFFLYTWPFFLALMPVAVVVGIALHSLLNGKLLYSTVVTIVTVVLMFGLLFLWLMG from the coding sequence ATGCGCAACAGTGAGAACTACATTATTACCACCGGGTCGGAGCCGTTAGCGACCGACGACGAGACGACCTGGTCCTTTCCTGGGGCCATAGTCGGCTTCGTCTCGTGGTTGCTGGCCCTGGGCATCCCTTTTCTTATCTACGGCGGTAATACGCTGTTCTTCTTTCTCTATACCTGGCCTTTCTTCCTGGCGCTGATGCCTGTGGCAGTTGTCGTCGGTATTGCGCTGCACTCGCTGCTTAACGGCAAACTCCTTTACAGTACCGTGGTCACGATTGTGACGGTGGTTCTGATGTTTGGTCTGTTATTTTTGTGGCTCATGGGCTAA
- a CDS encoding protein-L-isoaspartate(D-aspartate) O-methyltransferase, with amino-acid sequence MVSKRVQTLLEQLRAQGIRDEHVLDALAQVPREKFVDEAFEHKAWENVALPIGQGQTISQPYMVARMTELLELTPHSRVLEIGTGSGYQTAILAHLVHHVCSVERIKGLQWQARRRLKQLDLHNVSTRHGDGWQGWQARAPFDAIIVTAAPPEIPAALLSQLDEGGILVLPVGDEQQLLKRVRRRGGEFIIDTVEAVRFVPLVKGELA; translated from the coding sequence ATGGTAAGCAAACGTGTACAAACTCTTCTGGAACAGCTACGTGCTCAGGGGATCCGCGACGAGCATGTGCTCGACGCGCTCGCCCAGGTGCCGCGTGAGAAATTTGTAGACGAGGCGTTTGAACACAAAGCGTGGGAAAACGTGGCGCTGCCTATCGGGCAGGGCCAGACGATTTCACAGCCTTACATGGTAGCGCGTATGACGGAGCTGCTGGAGCTCACGCCCCATTCGCGCGTGCTGGAAATTGGCACCGGGTCGGGGTACCAAACCGCGATCCTGGCGCATCTGGTGCACCATGTTTGCTCCGTTGAGCGTATTAAAGGTTTGCAGTGGCAGGCGCGTCGTCGCCTGAAACAACTTGATTTACATAACGTTTCGACACGACACGGTGATGGATGGCAGGGTTGGCAGGCACGCGCCCCGTTTGACGCGATCATCGTGACGGCTGCTCCACCTGAAATTCCCGCTGCTCTGTTATCGCAGCTGGATGAAGGCGGCATTCTTGTTCTGCCTGTCGGGGACGAGCAACAGCTCCTGAAGCGCGTTCGTCGGCGTGGCGGCGAGTTTATTATCGATACCGTGGAAGCCGTGCGCTTTGTTCCTCTGGTAAAGGGGGAGTTGGCCTGA
- the ispD gene encoding 2-C-methyl-D-erythritol 4-phosphate cytidylyltransferase produces the protein MAVTFSDVCAVVPAAGFGRRMQTECPKQYLSIGDKTILEHSVAALLAHPRVTRVIIAISPGDARFAQLPLANHPQITVVDGGAERADSVLAGIQAAGEAPWVLVHDAARPCLHQDDLARLLALSETSRVGGILAAPVRDTMKRAEPGKQAIAHTVERVDLWHALTPQFFPRELLHDCLTRALKEGATITDEASALEYCGFHPELVEGRADNIKVTRPEDLQLAEFYLTRSTHQEKA, from the coding sequence ATGGCAGTAACTTTTTCGGACGTATGCGCCGTGGTGCCGGCTGCGGGTTTTGGCCGGCGCATGCAGACAGAATGTCCCAAGCAATACCTCTCTATTGGCGATAAAACGATCCTCGAACACTCTGTGGCGGCGCTGCTGGCGCATCCGCGGGTGACGCGCGTGATTATCGCTATCAGCCCGGGTGATGCGCGTTTCGCGCAGTTACCGCTGGCAAATCATCCGCAGATTACCGTTGTTGACGGCGGCGCCGAGCGTGCCGATTCCGTGCTGGCGGGCATTCAGGCCGCCGGTGAGGCACCATGGGTTCTGGTCCATGACGCTGCCCGTCCGTGCCTGCATCAGGATGACCTTGCGCGCCTGCTGGCGCTTAGCGAAACCAGCCGGGTCGGCGGTATTCTTGCCGCCCCGGTACGCGACACCATGAAGCGCGCTGAGCCGGGCAAGCAGGCTATCGCGCACACCGTTGAGCGCGTCGATTTATGGCACGCGCTGACCCCCCAATTTTTCCCCCGCGAATTACTCCACGACTGCTTAACGCGTGCGCTTAAAGAAGGTGCGACCATCACGGACGAAGCCTCGGCGCTGGAGTATTGCGGTTTCCATCCTGAGCTGGTTGAAGGACGCGCTGATAATATAAAAGTGACGCGTCCGGAAGATTTACAGCTCGCGGAATTTTATCTTACCCGTTCGACCCATCAGGAGAAGGCATAA
- a CDS encoding MFS transporter: MSYRSKVAVVYLLGFFLDLINMFIASVAFPAMAQAFNATPSSLAWVSNGYIAGLTLVIPFSTLLTRRLGPKHVILLSLFLFSAASVAAGLSSSLESLIAWRVLQGMGGGLLIPVGQALAWQQFKPHERARLSSAVMLVALLAPACSPAVGGVLVQALSWRWIFFATTPVAAVTFFLACVWLKNERPPVKASRLLNLPLLADPLLRFSMLVYLCVPGMFIGVNVTGMYYLQSEAHMTPAATGMLMLPWSLASFMAITATGRYFNRVGPRPLIVVGCLLQALGVLLLLNVSPTTTVLLPGVAFTLMGAGGSLCSSTAQSSAFLTTARDDMPDASALWNLNRQISFFAGAFLLSQVLNLTLAFFTPLAAWHWMFSVAAAITLLPVVYVFRLNNTQVLSEVQQEKP; this comes from the coding sequence ATGTCGTATCGCAGCAAAGTCGCCGTTGTCTATCTGCTGGGCTTTTTTCTTGATTTAATTAATATGTTTATCGCCAGCGTCGCTTTCCCGGCAATGGCTCAGGCGTTCAACGCCACGCCCTCATCGCTTGCCTGGGTCAGTAACGGCTATATTGCCGGTCTGACACTCGTCATCCCCTTCAGCACCCTGCTGACGCGCAGGCTCGGGCCGAAGCATGTCATTCTGCTTTCGCTTTTTCTCTTTAGCGCCGCCTCCGTTGCGGCAGGTTTGTCGTCCTCACTTGAGAGCCTGATTGCCTGGCGAGTGCTGCAGGGCATGGGAGGGGGTTTACTGATCCCGGTCGGACAGGCGCTGGCCTGGCAACAGTTTAAACCCCATGAGCGTGCCAGGCTCTCCTCAGCGGTCATGCTGGTTGCATTGCTTGCGCCTGCATGCTCACCCGCCGTGGGGGGAGTGCTGGTTCAGGCACTCAGCTGGCGATGGATATTTTTTGCCACAACGCCTGTCGCCGCCGTGACGTTTTTCCTGGCCTGCGTGTGGCTTAAGAATGAGAGGCCCCCCGTGAAAGCGAGCAGGCTGTTAAACCTGCCCCTGCTGGCCGACCCGCTGCTGCGTTTTTCCATGCTTGTCTATTTGTGCGTACCCGGCATGTTTATTGGGGTGAACGTCACGGGGATGTATTATCTTCAGAGCGAGGCGCACATGACACCGGCCGCAACGGGGATGCTGATGCTGCCATGGTCTCTGGCCTCGTTTATGGCGATCACCGCGACCGGACGTTATTTTAACCGCGTGGGTCCCCGGCCTCTCATTGTCGTGGGTTGCCTGTTACAGGCGCTGGGCGTTTTACTGCTGCTTAACGTCAGCCCGACTACCACAGTGTTGTTACCTGGCGTCGCGTTTACGTTAATGGGCGCGGGCGGCAGTCTTTGCAGCAGTACGGCGCAAAGCAGCGCATTTTTAACGACGGCGCGCGACGATATGCCTGACGCCAGCGCGCTATGGAATCTTAATCGTCAGATCAGTTTTTTTGCCGGGGCATTCCTGCTCTCGCAGGTGCTGAACCTGACACTGGCGTTTTTCACGCCGCTCGCCGCATGGCACTGGATGTTTAGTGTTGCTGCGGCCATCACATTACTGCCCGTCGTGTACGTCTTTCGTCTTAACAACACGCAGGTGCTTTCAGAGGTGCAACAGGAGAAACCATGA
- the truD gene encoding tRNA pseudouridine(13) synthase TruD, with product MTDFDNLTWLHGKPQGNGLLKASPEDFVVVEDLGFAPDGEGEHILVRILKNGCNTRFVADALAKFLKIHAREVSFAGQKDKHAVTEQWLCARVPGNTMPDLSKFELEGCKVLEYARHKRKLRLGALKGNHFTLVLREISDRDDVEKRLNAINACGVPNYFGAQRFGIGGSNLLGALRWAQSDAPVRDRNKRSFWLSAARSALFNQIVSERLKKPDANQVVVGDALQLAGRGSWFVATAEEMADVQSRVDTQTLMITAALPGTGDWGTQGDALAAEQSAVADMQALQTLLVREKVEAARRAMLLYPQQLSWNWWDDVTVELRFWLPAGSFATSVVRELINTSGDYANIAE from the coding sequence ATGACGGACTTCGACAACCTGACCTGGCTGCACGGTAAACCGCAGGGGAACGGACTGCTGAAAGCCAGCCCTGAAGATTTTGTTGTGGTGGAAGACCTGGGATTCGCGCCGGATGGCGAAGGCGAACATATCCTGGTACGCATTCTGAAAAATGGCTGCAATACCCGTTTTGTGGCCGATGCGCTGGCAAAATTCCTCAAAATTCATGCCCGCGAAGTGAGCTTTGCCGGGCAGAAAGATAAACACGCCGTCACCGAACAGTGGCTCTGCGCGCGCGTGCCGGGTAATACGATGCCTGATTTAAGCAAATTTGAGCTTGAGGGCTGTAAGGTACTGGAATACGCGCGCCATAAGCGCAAACTGCGTCTGGGCGCGTTGAAGGGCAATCATTTTACGCTGGTACTGCGTGAGATTTCGGACCGTGACGATGTGGAAAAACGCCTGAACGCTATCAACGCATGCGGCGTACCAAACTATTTTGGCGCACAGCGCTTTGGTATCGGCGGCAGCAACCTGCTCGGCGCACTGCGCTGGGCGCAAAGCGATGCCCCGGTCCGCGACAGGAATAAACGCAGTTTTTGGTTGTCGGCGGCCCGCAGTGCGTTGTTTAATCAGATTGTGAGCGAACGGCTGAAAAAACCGGACGCGAATCAAGTTGTTGTCGGCGATGCGCTACAATTAGCGGGACGCGGGAGTTGGTTTGTGGCAACGGCTGAAGAAATGGCCGATGTGCAGTCGCGCGTGGATACTCAAACGCTGATGATTACCGCAGCCTTGCCCGGCACGGGCGACTGGGGTACGCAGGGCGATGCGCTGGCTGCTGAGCAGTCTGCTGTCGCTGATATGCAGGCATTACAAACATTGCTGGTGCGGGAAAAAGTCGAGGCGGCACGCCGTGCGATGCTGCTCTATCCGCAACAGTTGAGCTGGAACTGGTGGGACGACGTAACCGTCGAGTTACGCTTCTGGCTGCCGGCAGGTAGCTTTGCCACCAGTGTTGTCAGGGAACTTATCAACACGTCGGGTGATTATGCGAATATTGCTGAGTAA
- the nlpD gene encoding murein hydrolase activator NlpD has product MSAGSPKFTISRVAALSLVSLWLAGCTSSNNAPAPVSSVGGSSSSGNTSSGMLITPPPKMGTAAAQQNPPIQPMQPPVTQPTQVQPVEHPVQTQNGRIVYNRQYGNIPKGSYTGGSTYTVKRGDTLFYIAWITGNDFRDLAQRNNVQAPYGLEVGQTLQVGNATGTPLTPGNTVSAADVTAQNNSVKPAQKSTTVVASQPVITYSEDSGDQTANKMLPNNKGTATVVTAPTTAPVVSSTEPTASSMTSSSPISAWRWPTDGKVIENFSSSEGGNKGIDIAGNKGQAIIATADGRVVYAGNALRGYGNLIIIKHNDDYLSAYAHNDTMLVREQQEVKAGQKIATMGSTGTSSTRLHFEIRYKGKSVNPLQYLPQR; this is encoded by the coding sequence ATGAGCGCGGGAAGCCCTAAATTCACCATCAGCCGTGTTGCGGCATTATCACTGGTTTCGCTCTGGCTGGCAGGCTGTACAAGTTCTAATAATGCACCTGCGCCCGTCAGTTCCGTGGGGGGATCCAGCAGCTCGGGTAACACGTCCAGCGGAATGTTGATCACGCCTCCGCCTAAAATGGGCACTGCTGCGGCACAACAAAATCCGCCCATTCAGCCAATGCAGCCTCCTGTTACGCAGCCAACACAGGTTCAGCCAGTGGAACACCCTGTGCAGACTCAAAATGGCCGCATAGTGTATAACCGCCAGTATGGGAACATTCCGAAAGGTAGCTATACCGGTGGGAGCACCTATACCGTAAAACGCGGCGACACGCTGTTCTATATTGCGTGGATCACCGGGAACGATTTCCGTGACCTGGCGCAGCGTAATAACGTCCAGGCCCCGTATGGTCTGGAAGTCGGCCAGACGCTCCAGGTGGGCAATGCGACGGGTACGCCGCTCACGCCTGGCAACACCGTTTCAGCGGCCGATGTCACTGCGCAAAATAACAGCGTTAAGCCTGCACAAAAATCCACCACGGTGGTTGCTTCACAACCGGTAATTACGTATTCTGAGGATTCAGGTGATCAGACTGCTAACAAAATGTTGCCGAATAATAAAGGGACTGCGACTGTTGTCACAGCACCGACTACGGCACCTGTGGTTAGCTCTACTGAACCGACTGCCAGCAGTATGACCTCCAGTTCGCCAATTTCTGCATGGCGCTGGCCAACTGACGGCAAGGTTATCGAAAACTTCTCTTCCTCCGAGGGAGGAAATAAAGGGATCGATATCGCAGGGAATAAGGGACAGGCTATTATCGCGACCGCAGACGGTCGTGTTGTATATGCCGGTAACGCTCTGCGCGGTTACGGTAATCTTATTATCATCAAACATAACGATGATTACCTGAGTGCCTACGCCCATAACGACACAATGCTGGTCCGGGAACAACAAGAAGTTAAGGCGGGGCAAAAAATCGCTACCATGGGTAGCACCGGCACCAGTTCTACACGCTTGCATTTTGAAATTCGTTACAAGGGGAAATCCGTAAACCCGCTGCAGTATTTGCCGCAGCGATAA
- the cysN gene encoding sulfate adenylyltransferase subunit CysN translates to MNTTIAQQIANEGGVEAYLHAQQHKSLLRFLTCGSVDDGKSTLIGRLLHDTRQIYEDQLSSLHNDSKRHGTQGEKLDLALLVDGLQAEREQGITIDVAYRYFSTEKRKFIIADTPGHEQYTRNMATGASTCELAILLIDARKGVLDQTRRHSFISTLLGIKHLVVAVNKMDLVNFSEEKFDEIRQSYLTFAEQLPGNLDIRFVPLSALEGDNVASQSANMPWYSGPTLLEVLETVEIQRVVDTQPMRFPVQYVNRPNLDFRGFSGTIASGTVVVGQRVKVLPSGVESTISRIVTFDGDLPQAGAGEAVTLVLKDEIDISRGDLLVDAQETLAAVQGASVDVVWMAEQPLTAGQSYDIKIAGKKTRARVDGIQFQVDINNLTQRDVTELPLNGIGLVDVTFDEPLVLDPYQQNPVTGGLIFIDRLSNVTVGAGMVREPNEQATVASEFSAFELELNALVRKHFPHWGARDLLGGK, encoded by the coding sequence ATGAACACGACCATTGCTCAACAAATTGCCAATGAAGGCGGCGTAGAAGCTTATCTGCACGCGCAACAACACAAAAGCCTGCTGCGCTTTTTGACCTGCGGCAGCGTCGATGACGGGAAAAGCACGCTGATCGGCCGTCTGCTGCACGATACGCGACAGATTTACGAAGATCAGCTCTCTTCCCTGCACAACGACAGTAAACGTCATGGTACCCAGGGCGAGAAACTCGACCTGGCGCTTCTGGTGGACGGCCTGCAGGCCGAGCGCGAGCAGGGCATCACCATTGATGTGGCGTATCGCTATTTCTCCACCGAGAAGCGCAAATTTATTATTGCCGACACCCCGGGGCACGAGCAGTACACCCGTAACATGGCGACCGGTGCGTCTACCTGTGAACTGGCGATCCTGCTGATTGACGCTCGTAAAGGGGTACTGGATCAGACTCGTCGCCACAGCTTTATCTCCACGTTGCTGGGGATCAAACACCTGGTGGTGGCGGTCAACAAAATGGATCTGGTGAACTTCAGCGAAGAGAAGTTTGATGAGATCCGCCAGAGTTACCTGACGTTTGCTGAACAGCTGCCGGGTAACCTGGATATTCGCTTTGTGCCGCTCTCTGCGCTGGAAGGCGACAATGTGGCTTCCCAGAGCGCGAACATGCCGTGGTATAGCGGCCCGACGCTGCTCGAAGTGCTGGAAACCGTGGAGATCCAGCGCGTGGTCGACACCCAGCCGATGCGCTTCCCGGTTCAGTACGTTAACCGTCCTAACCTTGATTTCCGCGGTTTCTCCGGCACTATCGCGTCGGGCACCGTGGTGGTCGGTCAGCGCGTTAAAGTTCTGCCGTCTGGTGTGGAATCTACCATCAGCCGTATCGTCACCTTTGATGGCGATCTGCCGCAAGCCGGTGCGGGTGAAGCGGTCACGCTGGTATTGAAAGATGAAATTGATATCAGCCGCGGCGATCTGCTGGTGGACGCTCAGGAGACGCTGGCAGCGGTGCAGGGGGCTTCCGTTGATGTGGTGTGGATGGCTGAACAACCGCTGACCGCTGGTCAGAGCTACGACATTAAAATCGCGGGTAAGAAAACCCGTGCCCGCGTGGACGGTATCCAGTTCCAGGTGGACATCAATAACCTGACCCAGCGCGACGTCACCGAGCTGCCGCTGAACGGCATTGGTCTGGTCGACGTGACCTTTGACGAGCCGCTGGTGCTGGATCCCTACCAGCAGAACCCGGTAACGGGTGGGCTGATCTTTATCGATCGCCTCTCCAACGTGACCGTGGGTGCCGGTATGGTGCGTGAGCCAAATGAACAAGCTACGGTAGCCTCTGAGTTCAGCGCTTTTGAGCTGGAGCTGAATGCACTGGTGCGTAAGCACTTCCCGCACTGGGGTGCGCGCGATCTGCTGGGAGGCAAGTAA
- the surE gene encoding 5'/3'-nucleotidase SurE — translation MRILLSNDDGIHAPGIQTLAKHLREFAEVQVVAPDRNRSGASNSLTLESSLRTFIFENGDIAVQMGTPTDCVFLGVNALMRPRPDIVVSGINAGPNLGDDVIYSGTVAAAMEGRHLGFPALAVSLNGHTHYDTAAAVTCSLLRALNREPLRTGRILNINVPDLPLSEIKGIRVTRCGSRHPADQVIPQQDPRGNTLYWIGPPGDKCDAGPDTDFAAVDEGYVSVTPLHVDLTAYSAHDVVSGWLDRAGVNAQW, via the coding sequence ATGCGAATATTGCTGAGTAACGATGACGGGATCCATGCGCCGGGTATACAGACCCTGGCGAAACACCTTCGCGAATTTGCGGAAGTGCAGGTCGTGGCACCCGATCGTAACCGCAGTGGAGCGTCTAACTCTCTGACGCTGGAGTCGTCGCTTCGCACCTTTATCTTTGAAAATGGTGATATCGCCGTCCAGATGGGCACGCCGACCGACTGCGTTTTTCTGGGCGTGAACGCGCTGATGCGCCCGCGCCCGGACATCGTCGTCTCCGGTATTAACGCCGGGCCCAATCTTGGCGACGATGTGATTTACTCCGGAACCGTGGCCGCCGCCATGGAAGGGCGCCATCTGGGGTTCCCTGCGCTGGCCGTTTCGTTAAACGGCCACACGCACTACGACACGGCGGCAGCGGTGACCTGTTCTCTCCTGCGGGCGCTCAATCGCGAGCCGCTGCGTACCGGGCGCATCCTCAATATTAACGTGCCGGATCTGCCGCTGAGTGAAATCAAAGGCATTCGCGTAACGCGTTGCGGAAGCCGACATCCGGCTGACCAGGTGATCCCGCAGCAGGATCCGCGTGGCAATACGCTTTACTGGATTGGTCCTCCTGGCGACAAGTGTGACGCCGGACCGGATACCGACTTTGCCGCCGTTGATGAAGGATATGTCTCGGTTACGCCGCTGCATGTAGATTTAACCGCGTATAGTGCGCATGATGTGGTGTCGGGTTGGCTGGATCGCGCAGGAGTGAACGCGCAATGGTAA